A stretch of the Chitinophaga sp. Cy-1792 genome encodes the following:
- a CDS encoding c-type cytochrome domain-containing protein: MILLATNGNWSSFTGRIHPLVVHLPIGILLIAVLLLLLSRWPRWQRFRNTIPFLFLAAFLAALCSCLTGYLLSQDGGYDDHLLDTHRNLGIAVAVISGIMCIVQSVKKLANRIQIPLAVLLLVLISAAGHYGGSLTHGDNYLTAAMPPVLQRFSKGDIPAVAAYKDISDARVYEDLVQPVLNERCISCHSQQKLKGGLQLESLALMRKGGENGPVLKDSMPEESELFKRLLLPESDEHRMPPKGKPSLSPAETELLHWWIASGAPAGKKVKDLPKNPRIMAVLAAMQPAAPIDKQEFVPEREVAQAGKVAIQALTDKGLKVLQVGDADHHLAVSGYTAGNFSDKDISLLLPVKEQLIWLDLSGTAITDAGMSAIGQLPHLTRLDIRKTAIQGKTLQELNHCTDLRYLNIGQNNCSAADIGVLKGNKNLQQLYLNETQVNKSMLSQLQHDLPGLKIDTGGYQLPALASDTIEYHKTAKL; the protein is encoded by the coding sequence ATGATTTTATTAGCAACCAACGGCAACTGGAGCAGCTTCACCGGAAGGATTCATCCACTTGTCGTACACCTTCCCATAGGCATACTGCTGATAGCTGTGCTGCTGCTGTTACTCAGCCGCTGGCCGCGTTGGCAGCGATTCCGCAATACGATTCCGTTTCTTTTCCTGGCAGCCTTCCTGGCAGCCCTTTGCAGCTGCCTGACCGGCTACCTCCTTTCACAGGATGGCGGCTATGACGACCATCTGCTGGATACACACCGTAATCTTGGTATAGCCGTTGCCGTTATAAGCGGCATCATGTGTATCGTACAATCAGTAAAGAAGCTGGCCAACCGTATACAGATACCTTTAGCGGTACTCCTGCTGGTACTGATCAGTGCCGCCGGGCATTACGGGGGTAGTCTTACCCACGGCGACAACTATCTTACCGCGGCCATGCCACCGGTATTACAGCGTTTTAGTAAGGGAGATATTCCCGCAGTGGCTGCCTATAAAGATATCAGCGATGCCAGGGTCTATGAAGACCTGGTGCAACCTGTGCTGAACGAGCGTTGTATCAGCTGCCACAGTCAGCAGAAGCTGAAAGGCGGCCTGCAGCTGGAATCGCTGGCACTGATGCGTAAAGGCGGTGAAAACGGCCCCGTGCTGAAAGACAGTATGCCGGAAGAAAGTGAGCTTTTCAAAAGACTGCTGCTCCCGGAATCCGACGAACACCGCATGCCGCCAAAAGGCAAGCCTTCGCTGTCTCCGGCAGAAACAGAGCTGCTGCACTGGTGGATTGCCTCCGGCGCACCTGCCGGCAAAAAGGTAAAAGACCTGCCTAAAAACCCGCGGATCATGGCGGTACTGGCGGCCATGCAACCCGCAGCACCTATAGACAAACAGGAATTCGTTCCGGAACGGGAAGTAGCCCAGGCTGGCAAAGTGGCTATCCAGGCGCTTACAGACAAAGGCCTGAAAGTATTGCAGGTAGGTGATGCCGATCATCATCTCGCTGTATCCGGCTATACCGCAGGAAATTTCTCCGATAAGGATATTTCCCTGTTACTACCTGTAAAAGAACAGCTGATATGGCTCGACCTTTCCGGGACGGCCATCACAGACGCCGGTATGTCGGCCATCGGACAACTCCCGCATCTAACCAGACTGGATATACGAAAAACAGCTATTCAGGGGAAAACACTGCAGGAACTCAACCACTGTACAGATCTCCGTTACTTAAATATTGGCCAGAACAACTGCAGTGCCGCGGATATCGGGGTATTGAAAGGCAATAAAAATCTGCAACAATTATATCTGAATGAAACGCAGGTGAATAAATCTATGTTATCTCAATTACAGCATGATCTGCCCGGACTCAAAATAGATACCGGCGGATACCAGCTGCCAGCGCTGGCTTCCGATACGATCGAATATCATAAAACTGCGAAACTATAA
- a CDS encoding VOC family protein: MEPRLNVITLGVRDLQRSIKFYEEGLGWKRSASSQEAVAFFQVGALVLSLFGWDDLADDAKLPAAGTGFRGISLACNTRSKAETDEVLALAAKAGGQLIKPAEEVFWGGYSGYFADPDGHLFEVAYNPFWELNDKGEVVLPA, from the coding sequence ATGGAACCAAGATTGAATGTGATAACCTTAGGCGTAAGAGATCTGCAACGATCCATTAAATTTTATGAAGAAGGGCTGGGCTGGAAGCGTTCTGCCAGCAGTCAGGAAGCGGTGGCATTTTTCCAGGTAGGCGCATTGGTATTATCGCTGTTTGGCTGGGATGACCTTGCCGACGATGCGAAGCTACCGGCAGCAGGTACTGGGTTCAGGGGGATCAGTCTGGCCTGCAATACCCGCAGCAAGGCCGAAACAGACGAGGTACTGGCATTGGCAGCCAAAGCCGGGGGTCAGCTGATAAAACCGGCAGAAGAGGTATTCTGGGGCGGTTATAGCGGCTATTTTGCTGATCCGGACGGGCATCTCTTTGAGGTAGCCTATAATCCTTTCTGGGAGCTGAATGACAAAGGAGAAGTGGTATTACCTGCATAA
- a CDS encoding histidine decarboxylase encodes MEKFENYLKTIQERSKHFIGYPAGIDFEYSELYPLLEYNLNNIGDPFVDSHCDMHSREFERDVLAFFASLFKAPRDNWWGYVGSGGTEGNLYSLYLARELYPKGIVYYSESTHYSIQKNIHLLGMSSIVIRSKENGEMDYDDLAETVKLNRHQPTIIVANIGTTMTEAKDDVGRIKEILKSYAITQHYIHCDAALAGTYLALLDKCRFDFAAGADSISVSGHKFIGSPIPCGVVIVKKNYKDRIGRSIPYIGNLDTTITGSRSAVTPVFLWYIINKIGREGLLKRATDAMDVAAYALEQLQAAGIDSWRNPHALTVVFRTPSPKICYKWQLATQGDWSHLICMPGITKAIIDEFIADLINPQFQEQAQNEFAMYQ; translated from the coding sequence ATGGAAAAATTTGAAAACTACCTGAAAACGATTCAGGAAAGGTCCAAACATTTTATCGGGTATCCCGCAGGAATTGATTTTGAGTACTCTGAACTCTATCCTCTGCTGGAATATAATCTTAACAATATCGGAGATCCTTTTGTAGACTCACATTGCGACATGCATTCCCGTGAATTTGAGCGGGATGTGCTGGCATTTTTCGCCAGCCTGTTTAAGGCGCCCCGCGATAACTGGTGGGGATATGTAGGCAGTGGCGGCACCGAGGGAAATCTCTACAGCCTTTACCTGGCCAGAGAATTGTATCCAAAAGGTATTGTATATTATTCCGAATCTACCCATTACAGCATTCAGAAGAATATTCACCTGCTGGGCATGTCCAGTATAGTGATCCGTAGTAAGGAGAATGGGGAAATGGATTATGACGACCTGGCAGAAACCGTGAAGCTCAACAGGCACCAGCCTACCATCATTGTGGCCAATATCGGTACCACCATGACAGAGGCCAAAGATGACGTGGGACGCATCAAGGAAATTCTCAAATCCTACGCCATTACCCAGCACTATATCCATTGCGATGCAGCACTGGCAGGTACTTACCTCGCGCTGCTGGACAAATGCCGCTTTGACTTTGCTGCCGGCGCCGACAGTATCTCTGTGAGCGGCCATAAATTTATCGGTTCGCCTATCCCTTGCGGAGTAGTAATCGTAAAGAAAAACTATAAAGATCGTATCGGTCGTTCCATCCCGTATATCGGCAACCTGGACACAACGATTACCGGTTCCAGAAGTGCCGTTACACCGGTATTTCTCTGGTATATTATTAATAAGATAGGTAGAGAAGGATTGCTCAAAAGAGCTACAGATGCAATGGACGTTGCCGCCTATGCCCTGGAACAGTTACAGGCAGCCGGCATCGACAGCTGGCGTAACCCACATGCATTAACAGTGGTATTCCGTACACCTTCTCCTAAAATCTGCTATAAATGGCAGCTGGCTACCCAGGGCGACTGGTCACACCTGATCTGTATGCCGGGTATCACCAAAGCCATTATCGATGAATTTATTGCGGACTTGATAAATCCGCAGTTCCAGGAACAGGCACAGAATGAGTTTGCTATGTACCAATAA
- a CDS encoding 2,3-diphosphoglycerate-dependent phosphoglycerate mutase: MSVKLFLIRHGQSQWNLENRFTGWKDIDLTEQGKEEAIAAGLELRGEEIDIAFTSVLIRAEHTLELVLQACGESGIPIIRDKALNERAYGDLEGLNKADTAKKYGEEQVHIWRRSFDVRPPGGESLKDTYDRVIPYFRHTIVPHLEAAENVLIVAHGNSLRALIMFLENLSREEIITREIATGAPITYILDRNALNNIHAAYAVTDLP; this comes from the coding sequence ATGAGTGTAAAACTCTTCCTCATCAGGCATGGGCAATCACAATGGAACCTGGAAAACAGGTTTACCGGCTGGAAAGATATAGATCTTACTGAGCAAGGCAAAGAAGAAGCTATCGCTGCGGGGCTCGAGTTACGCGGCGAAGAAATAGATATCGCTTTCACCTCCGTGCTTATCAGGGCAGAACATACACTGGAACTGGTATTACAAGCCTGCGGCGAAAGCGGTATCCCCATCATCCGGGACAAGGCCCTCAATGAACGCGCCTATGGCGACCTGGAAGGCCTCAACAAAGCTGATACCGCCAAAAAATACGGGGAAGAACAGGTACATATCTGGCGCCGGTCCTTTGATGTAAGGCCTCCCGGCGGTGAAAGCCTCAAAGATACCTACGACAGAGTCATCCCCTACTTCCGTCATACCATCGTACCACACCTGGAAGCCGCCGAAAATGTATTGATTGTAGCACATGGCAACAGCCTGCGTGCGCTTATCATGTTCCTGGAAAATCTGAGCCGGGAAGAAATCATTACCCGCGAAATTGCTACCGGCGCACCTATTACTTACATTCTCGATCGCAACGCGCTCAATAATATTCATGCTGCCTATGCAGTCACTGATCTACCTTAA
- a CDS encoding amino acid permease — MKSTNTTTASVKAADKSTSAEGLKRGLQNRHIQLIALGGAIGTGLFLGIGPAAVLAGPSVILGYALAGLIAFFIMRQLGEMVVEEPVSGSFSHFAYKYWGGFPGFASGWNYWILYILVSMAELTAIGEYVNFWWPEIPLWVSSLFFFVAINALNLSSVKVYGEAEFWFSIIKVVAIVAVIVFGTYLLVSGTGGPQASIRNLWNDGGFFPKGLLQQDSEGNYQGLLAAVAMIMFSFGGLELIGITAAEADNPEKTIPRATNQVIYRILIFYVGALIILFALSPWRGITVKSSPFVAVFNTLEGFKFDLAGMTINFSRLIANVLNLIVLTAALSVYNSCVYSNSRMLYGLANQGNAPKFLQQVNKSHVPVKAILVSGLFAAICIIVNIMIPQKALKIMMTLVVSALIINWIMISVVHLKFRKAKQMENLTTKFPSFIYPVSNYICLIFLTGILLMMSITGMMVQVALIPVWVLFLGICYAVMKKNKSEQA, encoded by the coding sequence ATGAAATCTACTAATACTACTACTGCTTCCGTCAAAGCTGCCGACAAATCAACCAGTGCTGAAGGTTTAAAGAGAGGGTTACAGAACAGACATATTCAGCTGATTGCCCTGGGTGGCGCTATTGGTACCGGCCTGTTCCTGGGTATTGGCCCTGCTGCCGTACTGGCTGGTCCTTCTGTTATATTAGGATATGCACTTGCAGGATTAATTGCATTTTTTATCATGCGTCAATTAGGAGAGATGGTGGTAGAAGAACCCGTATCGGGCAGCTTCAGCCATTTCGCTTATAAATATTGGGGCGGCTTTCCCGGCTTTGCCTCCGGCTGGAATTACTGGATTTTATACATCCTGGTAAGTATGGCCGAATTAACCGCTATCGGTGAATATGTCAACTTCTGGTGGCCGGAAATTCCACTATGGGTGTCCAGCCTCTTCTTTTTTGTGGCTATTAACGCCCTGAATCTCAGCTCAGTAAAAGTTTACGGAGAAGCAGAGTTTTGGTTCTCTATCATCAAGGTAGTGGCGATCGTAGCAGTAATTGTTTTTGGTACCTATCTTCTTGTCAGCGGTACCGGCGGGCCACAGGCTTCTATCCGTAATCTCTGGAATGATGGCGGATTTTTCCCTAAAGGCTTGCTCCAGCAGGATAGCGAAGGCAACTATCAGGGGCTGTTAGCGGCGGTGGCCATGATTATGTTCTCCTTCGGTGGATTGGAACTCATCGGTATCACCGCTGCCGAAGCCGACAATCCGGAAAAAACCATTCCGCGGGCTACCAACCAGGTTATTTATCGTATCCTGATATTCTATGTTGGCGCGCTCATCATCCTCTTTGCATTGTCGCCATGGAGAGGCATTACCGTAAAAAGCAGCCCGTTTGTGGCCGTATTTAATACGTTGGAAGGATTTAAGTTTGACCTGGCTGGTATGACGATTAATTTCAGCAGGCTCATTGCCAATGTCCTCAATCTCATCGTACTGACAGCAGCATTATCCGTTTATAACAGCTGCGTATACAGCAATAGCAGGATGTTATACGGCCTGGCCAACCAGGGCAATGCACCTAAATTCCTCCAGCAGGTAAATAAAAGTCATGTACCGGTAAAAGCCATCCTTGTATCCGGACTTTTTGCAGCTATCTGTATCATCGTTAATATCATGATACCGCAGAAAGCATTGAAAATAATGATGACCCTTGTTGTTTCTGCCTTAATTATCAACTGGATTATGATCAGCGTCGTGCACCTGAAATTCAGAAAGGCAAAACAAATGGAAAATCTTACTACTAAATTTCCTTCTTTTATCTACCCGGTATCTAACTATATCTGTTTAATATTCCTGACCGGTATATTGTTGATGATGTCGATCACTGGTATGATGGTGCAGGTAGCCCTGATACCAGTGTGGGTATTGTTCTTAGGTATCTGTTATGCGGTTATGAAGAAAAATAAATCGGAGCAGGCCTAA
- the ppsA gene encoding phosphoenolpyruvate synthase: protein MKEQIILPLEKVSLDSIALVGGKSASLGEMISSLTQVGVKIPTGFAITTKAYYDFLHHSGLEDYIKEQIANIDFNDITSLRRAGTRIRQAVSSTRFPQELSTEIIAAYNQLSREYGQDQTDVAVRSSATAEDLPDASFAGQQETYLNVRGPVALIDAVRNCFASLFTDRAISYRENFGYDHFSIGLSVCVQKMVRSDLGASGVAFSLDTESGFKDVVLINGSWGLGEMVVQGAVSPDEFIVYKPLIQSGFTPIIEKKPGAKDKKMVYGESSDERTRIIPVEKQQQQAFCLTDKQIMLLATWVQCIEKYYSEKKGQWCPMDIEWAVDGLTGELFIVQARPETIHSRKDHSKVISYSIGLTADPKEVLLHGIAVGDKIAAGAVNILYSLDNRVNAGQSFKPGDVLVTDMTDPDWEPIMKMASAIVTNKGGRTCHAAIVAREMGIPAIVGCGNATDVLNAGQEITVSCAEGTEGVIYKGILPIIEEQLDLSQLPAVNTPLMLNVGAPAMAFHYSHLPNKGVGLAREEFIINNYIKAHPLALLKHKELNDPALSAQITKLIRGHKDEADYFINQLAYGIGKIAAASYPEKVIVRFSDFKSNEYFNLLGGKYFEPEEENPMIGWRGASRYYADDYKPAFRLECAAIKKVREQMGLSNVVVMIPFCRTVEELQMVLTVMEEFGLKRGDNGLQVYLMAELPSNIIMAEEFAAYIDGFSIGSNDLTQLTLGLDRDSSIVAHLYNEMNPAVQRMIAHLIKTAKRLGVKVGICGQGPSDFPEFTKMLVSLGIDSISVTPDAVTKTLRAIHEAEEAVAVTA from the coding sequence ATGAAAGAACAGATCATCCTGCCGTTAGAGAAAGTTAGTCTCGACTCCATAGCCCTGGTAGGCGGTAAGTCCGCCTCACTGGGTGAAATGATATCCAGCCTGACCCAGGTTGGCGTGAAAATCCCTACCGGCTTTGCCATCACCACCAAAGCATATTACGATTTCCTGCACCATAGCGGGCTGGAAGATTATATCAAAGAACAGATCGCCAATATCGATTTCAATGATATCACCTCGCTTCGTCGTGCCGGCACCAGGATACGGCAGGCGGTCAGCAGCACCCGCTTTCCGCAGGAGCTCAGTACGGAAATCATAGCAGCCTATAACCAGCTCTCCCGCGAATACGGGCAGGACCAGACAGACGTTGCCGTTCGTTCGTCTGCTACCGCAGAAGACCTGCCAGATGCCAGCTTCGCCGGTCAGCAGGAAACCTACCTGAATGTAAGAGGTCCCGTTGCACTGATAGATGCAGTCAGAAACTGCTTCGCATCCCTGTTTACCGACCGCGCCATCAGCTACCGCGAAAACTTCGGCTACGACCATTTCAGTATTGGACTGTCTGTTTGTGTGCAGAAAATGGTTCGCTCCGACCTGGGCGCTTCCGGCGTAGCCTTCTCCCTCGATACCGAATCAGGCTTCAAAGATGTAGTGCTAATCAACGGTTCCTGGGGACTCGGCGAAATGGTAGTACAGGGCGCCGTTTCTCCTGATGAATTCATCGTATACAAACCATTGATACAATCCGGCTTTACACCCATTATTGAAAAAAAACCCGGCGCCAAAGACAAGAAAATGGTCTACGGCGAAAGCAGTGACGAAAGAACACGCATCATCCCTGTTGAAAAGCAACAGCAGCAAGCGTTTTGTTTAACCGATAAACAAATCATGCTACTCGCCACCTGGGTACAGTGCATCGAAAAATACTATTCAGAGAAAAAAGGCCAGTGGTGCCCGATGGATATAGAATGGGCCGTAGACGGACTTACAGGCGAATTGTTCATCGTGCAGGCAAGGCCGGAGACCATACATTCCAGGAAAGACCACAGCAAAGTAATCTCCTACAGCATAGGCCTGACAGCAGATCCGAAGGAAGTACTCCTCCACGGTATTGCCGTAGGTGATAAGATCGCCGCCGGCGCCGTTAACATCCTCTACTCCCTGGACAACCGCGTAAACGCTGGCCAGTCCTTCAAACCAGGGGATGTATTGGTAACCGACATGACCGATCCCGATTGGGAACCCATCATGAAAATGGCGTCAGCAATCGTTACCAACAAAGGCGGACGTACCTGCCATGCCGCCATTGTAGCCCGTGAAATGGGTATCCCGGCCATCGTAGGCTGTGGCAATGCGACCGATGTACTCAACGCCGGACAGGAAATTACCGTCAGCTGCGCAGAAGGCACCGAAGGCGTGATCTATAAAGGTATACTGCCTATTATTGAAGAGCAGCTGGACCTTTCACAGCTCCCTGCCGTCAATACGCCACTGATGCTCAACGTAGGCGCTCCTGCCATGGCCTTCCACTACTCACACCTGCCCAACAAAGGTGTTGGCCTGGCACGCGAAGAGTTCATTATCAACAACTACATCAAAGCACACCCGCTGGCGTTGCTGAAGCATAAAGAATTAAACGATCCGGCACTGAGCGCACAGATCACAAAGCTGATCCGTGGCCACAAAGACGAAGCTGATTACTTCATCAACCAGCTGGCCTATGGTATTGGCAAAATCGCCGCCGCCAGCTACCCCGAAAAAGTAATCGTTCGCTTCTCCGATTTCAAAAGCAATGAATACTTCAATCTCCTCGGTGGTAAATACTTTGAGCCCGAAGAAGAAAATCCGATGATCGGATGGAGAGGTGCTTCCCGCTATTATGCAGATGACTACAAACCCGCATTCCGGCTGGAATGTGCCGCCATCAAAAAGGTAAGGGAACAAATGGGCTTATCCAATGTGGTAGTAATGATACCGTTCTGCAGAACAGTAGAAGAATTACAGATGGTATTGACCGTCATGGAAGAATTTGGCCTGAAGCGCGGCGACAATGGATTACAGGTTTACCTGATGGCAGAACTGCCTTCCAATATTATTATGGCAGAAGAATTTGCCGCTTATATAGATGGTTTTTCCATCGGCTCCAACGACCTGACACAGCTGACGCTGGGCCTCGACAGGGATTCTTCCATTGTAGCACACCTTTACAATGAGATGAACCCCGCCGTGCAGCGTATGATTGCACACCTGATCAAAACCGCCAAGCGCCTCGGTGTGAAAGTTGGTATCTGCGGACAGGGACCTTCCGATTTTCCGGAATTCACCAAAATGCTGGTGAGCTTAGGAATTGATAGTATCTCCGTTACACCGGATGCCGTTACCAAAACCCTCCGTGCCATTCATGAAGCAGAGGAAGCAGTAGCCGTTACGGCATGA
- a CDS encoding sugar phosphate isomerase/epimerase, whose protein sequence is MNNERRNFLKQSSLLGGALLLPKLSSGQTPEEGLQPFRSSGIKAGYQLTIMGTNWGFNGNTDEFCAAAKAAGYDGIEMWWSHDNKVQQELYAALKKHQLEIGYLCAGSSSDYTKHAAEFEQSLKAATGNNPVKPLYINCHSGKDYFTFEQNAALIDMTYRYSKQSGIPVYHETHRSRMLFAAHIAKQFIAAKPDLRLTLDISHWCNVHETLLHDQPEAVAAALSRASHIHARVGHPEGPQVNDPRAPEWDSAVKQHFSWWDEIVKRHQADGKRLTILTEFGPPDYQQTLPYTRQPVSDQWGINVYMMQQLRQRYGK, encoded by the coding sequence ATGAACAACGAAAGAAGGAACTTTTTAAAGCAGTCGTCTTTGTTAGGCGGTGCATTATTACTACCAAAATTAAGTAGCGGCCAAACGCCGGAAGAAGGCCTGCAACCTTTCCGCAGTAGCGGTATCAAAGCAGGTTATCAGCTCACTATCATGGGCACCAACTGGGGTTTCAACGGCAACACGGATGAATTCTGCGCCGCCGCCAAAGCCGCCGGTTATGATGGCATAGAAATGTGGTGGTCGCACGACAACAAGGTGCAGCAGGAATTGTACGCCGCACTGAAAAAGCACCAGCTGGAAATTGGTTACCTCTGCGCAGGTAGCAGCAGCGACTATACGAAACATGCCGCTGAGTTTGAACAATCGCTGAAAGCCGCTACAGGAAACAATCCTGTAAAACCATTATATATCAACTGCCATAGCGGGAAAGATTATTTCACCTTCGAACAGAATGCCGCGCTGATAGATATGACCTACCGTTATTCTAAGCAGTCGGGCATACCGGTATACCACGAAACGCACCGTTCGCGGATGTTGTTTGCAGCGCATATCGCCAAACAGTTCATTGCAGCAAAGCCTGACCTGCGGCTTACCCTGGATATCTCCCACTGGTGCAACGTGCATGAAACCCTGCTGCATGATCAGCCGGAAGCCGTAGCGGCAGCCTTATCGCGGGCTTCACATATACATGCCCGTGTAGGTCATCCCGAAGGGCCACAGGTCAATGATCCACGGGCGCCTGAATGGGATTCGGCCGTGAAACAGCATTTCAGCTGGTGGGATGAAATCGTGAAAAGACACCAGGCCGACGGTAAGCGACTCACTATTTTAACGGAGTTCGGGCCACCGGATTACCAGCAGACATTGCCTTATACCAGGCAGCCGGTATCGGACCAATGGGGTATCAATGTGTATATGATGCAGCAACTGCGTCAACGTTATGGTAAATAA
- a CDS encoding helix-turn-helix domain-containing protein, translated as MYCTITPHQLLQPYIDAYWVSSSAHSGRVRILPDTCADIIINAGTTEIYTGSHARTVPLEAFVVGTMTSSSETEHAAGSLLIGIRFNAAGLKAFTGLPLQLITDQHASLQDIAPKWQQQLPALLSPEKNLSGKIKSLENLLLQHLPGNNINTSRILYATSLIRNAGGSITTAMLADKTNTGLRNFERQFLDHTGVSAKTFSRIVRFMRLEQLLRKGYTGHLLALALDMGYYDHAHLTHEFRQFAGVSPEQFRHR; from the coding sequence ATGTATTGTACGATAACACCACATCAGCTGTTACAGCCATATATCGATGCCTACTGGGTGAGCAGTAGCGCGCATAGTGGCCGGGTACGTATCTTGCCGGATACCTGTGCTGATATTATCATCAATGCAGGAACAACGGAAATATATACCGGCAGCCATGCGCGCACTGTACCCCTGGAGGCTTTTGTAGTAGGTACCATGACCAGCAGCAGCGAGACAGAACATGCCGCCGGCAGCCTGCTGATAGGCATACGTTTCAATGCCGCCGGCCTGAAAGCCTTTACCGGACTACCTTTACAACTGATTACAGATCAGCATGCCTCCCTGCAGGATATCGCCCCGAAATGGCAGCAGCAGCTCCCCGCACTATTATCTCCCGAAAAAAATCTCTCCGGAAAAATAAAATCACTGGAAAATCTACTCCTACAACATCTACCTGGAAATAATATCAACACCAGCAGGATACTATATGCTACTTCGCTGATTCGGAATGCAGGCGGCAGCATCACCACTGCTATGCTGGCAGATAAAACCAATACGGGCCTGCGTAATTTCGAAAGACAGTTCCTCGACCATACCGGTGTTTCTGCCAAAACCTTTTCCAGGATAGTACGTTTTATGCGGCTGGAGCAACTGCTGCGCAAGGGTTATACAGGCCATCTGCTGGCGCTTGCGCTGGACATGGGTTACTACGATCATGCGCACCTGACACATGAGTTCAGGCAGTTTGCCGGCGTGAGTCCGGAGCAGTTCCGGCATCGCTGA
- a CDS encoding Lrp/AsnC family transcriptional regulator, which yields MLDMCILDILQQDARTTNKEIAAKLGKSVTAIFERVKRLEAEGYILGYTAVLNKHKLGNALVAYTSVTLETHGHDRLSLFEKSMEGFPEVMECYKMSGQFDYLLKVVVADMEAYDQFYSGRLSKLDNIRKIRSLFVLAETKHEFGLHLKMDFINKIENRTK from the coding sequence ATGTTAGATATGTGTATTTTGGACATACTTCAACAGGATGCCCGCACTACCAATAAGGAGATTGCGGCAAAGCTGGGGAAGTCGGTTACTGCCATATTTGAGCGGGTGAAGCGCCTGGAAGCGGAAGGGTACATCCTGGGGTATACTGCTGTGCTCAACAAGCATAAACTGGGTAATGCACTGGTAGCATACACCAGCGTTACGTTGGAAACGCACGGCCACGACCGGCTGTCACTTTTCGAAAAGAGCATGGAAGGATTCCCTGAAGTGATGGAATGTTATAAGATGAGTGGTCAGTTTGATTATTTGCTGAAAGTGGTAGTGGCGGATATGGAAGCCTATGATCAGTTCTATTCAGGACGCCTGTCCAAGTTGGATAATATACGTAAGATCCGCAGCCTGTTTGTTTTAGCGGAGACCAAACATGAGTTTGGGTTGCATCTCAAAATGGATTTTATCAATAAGATTGAGAATCGTACAAAATAA